CTACATGTTCAGCGCGATGATTCTCGTATCTATATGAACCCCCTTTTCCAGATCGCATTCTTCTCTTCCTGATGATTGAGTGACTTTTTTCTTTCTATCGCAGTATGCGGTACGTCGCTGACCGGAGTTTCGAATGAGAAACACATGGTGGGCCAGGTTATTCCTGCCAGCGGTGGTCAATGTCTTCCGACTAAATAAATGAATCAGCAAGAGATTATTCACGCCTGCCTGCGCATAAATTATCCTGGCACCTTCACATCATTTGCATAACCGGGAGCAGATGAGGCATGAGGGCGTGCAGACGTCAATGCGGCGACACGGATAATGCGAGTGACAGTCGATTTTCGGTGTACATGTTTTAGCGGATTAATATGGCTGACAATAATCGTTGGGGGTAAAGTCCAGACCGGCTTCGTATTCTTTCCTGAAATGCTCAATGTCTGCCTCCAGCCATCGCAGGGATTCTTCATCCGTTCCCGGCCACTTACCCGGATCGGATAATTCTTCGTAAAGCTGCCAACCCACATCCCTTCGTCCCCATTTATCGTACATAACCAGGATCTTGACCAGCGGCTCAACGTCGCGAGATGGGACGAATGGACTTCCGTGTCGTTCTCTCACGCCGTCGGCGATGGACGTTAGAAAATCCTGCAGATCAAACTGCGGTGTTTGATCGACATATGCATCTTCGTCCCAGTAATAAATCCAGAAAGTGCGGATGGGAGGATATATGCAGTCGTGATGTACCCAAGCCAGGTCTATTACGAGAAGATCGAGATAATGAGGATCGTAATCCCAGGGGGAGATTACCCCCGGCAAGTCTGCCACGAGATCAACGATGGTTGTTCCGTCTTTGACCTCAAAGATATGGACTTCACTACCGTCAATGTTGTTTCCCCAAAGGAAAGTGACTGCGATGTCGATGTTGCCATTTTCGTTGACATCCCCCCACCCAAACGGTAGACACGCGAGGGGCGCAGGGTACATTTGATCCATAGGAGATACTGTGAGGGATGCGATTCTCTCGTTCAGCTTTGATGCATCTACGTGGTGAATCAGTCTGGTCCCATCCATATCGGTATAGAAGAATAGAAGATGGCAGTTATTCAACTCCCGGCTTTCATATTGGATGTAGGAGTAAGTATTACCAGCATCGTCGATGGTATCGAGCTGCGGCGGCAGAGGATTATCGAAATCCGGACCCCCAAAAACCATTCCACCCGTATCCACACCAATAAAAAATCGTATTAAATCTCCTTGCGTGTAACCCTCAGCCAGTAGATCATCGAGTATTGGATCCGAAAGGGGAATCGGTGTCGGTGTGGGGGTCGCAGCGGGGAAAGGAGTGTACGACGCTGTTGTCTCGATGACTTGCGTTGCTGCGGCAGTGGCCGCCAGCGTCTCAACAGCAAGGTTGGATTGACCGGCAGCGATTTCGGTTTCCTGGTTGACTTGTGATGGATGTGTAGTATCACATGAGGCCAGGTTCCCAACAATCAAAATGAATGTAAGCAGTAAGCCCGCTTTGGTTCTCATGCGTATTTCCTCCCCTGGACGACGAGATCGTACACTGAATATAGCGCCACAGAGTTACCGGGAAGTTACCGTTTGCATATAACAACCTGTCGCGTAATGAGGAATGGAGGCCGGCCCCATCGTTCATCCATCGGTAAAATATTGTGGTGAGCCTGGCAAGGTTTCAGGTTTCGTTCGACGTCGTGTTACTTATGGGGCAGATCTCGTGAAACGGAAGGTCACCCAGGATGCTCGTCCATTCCTCCTCCGACAAATTTCGTGGTGCACGCTCGCAGGCTGTGGCAATCAAATCTTCGATCGCAAGGTGCCATTGGCGTACCGTGTTATCCACACCGCCAGTGATGATGCGTGCGTTTGTGGGATCCCAAAGGCCGAGATTTACGGCGCCCTCGTGCCCGATCAATGTCTGCAGGACCTCACCACTATGTGCGTCCCAGACTTTCGCCGTCCCGTCGCTGCTTGATGTCACTAGCGCATCTCCGTTATCGATCCAGACAGCCGAGTTGATCGCGCCTTCATGCAAAGTGAAAGTGCGCAGGGGCTTCCATGTTGTCGTCTCCCAGAAGTGAACCGCTCCGTCAGTATCGAAGATGGCAATCTCATTTTGGTTGGGACTCCTTGTCACCCAGTCGATCTTTATTCCCTGGTCTGCGTTTTCGAAATGCGAGACGATCCCACCGCTGTTGGCGTCCCATATTGTGGTGCCTTCTGAGCTGATCGAAATAATCTCTTCGCTGTCCATATTCCAAAGCAGCTCGTCAAAAATATACTCATCTTCCAGGAAGATTTGCGCATCCAGGGCATCGACGTCCGCAACCCAATGGTAGGAGTCTCCATCAGCCGTACTGCCACCCACCAAAATACGTCGGCCGTCAGCGCTCCATATCACAGATCTCACGTTCGCATATCCGCTCCACATTTGAAGCGTATTACCGTTTTTCGCATCGAAAATGCGGATGAGGCCTTCGTCGCAGGCTGCCCACATTAGTGGTGAGGAAAGACCTGGATCGGGGTCGCGCGTACAGCCAACAGCGACGCCGAGGGCGCCATCGGGGCTCCAGGCGGCGTCCAGAAAGCGTTCTCGCGGCAGGTAATCGCCAAGCGGGGTGTAGATCTTCTTTCCCGGTCCTACCAGGTAAGATCTTGTGCCACTGGTTAAATTCCACGCAGCTACCCAACCGTCATTGCTGATCGAAAGCGCACGCTCAACGGACGAGTTCCACCACACATCCTCGATGCGGTCGGTGTAGTGGTCGACGGGTGCGGTTTCGATTTGTTTCAGCTCCTTACCCTCTGCCACATCGATGAGATGGAGGACTTCTCCGCTGGCGGCAAGCAGGGTGTTGGGTTCTCCCAGCCAGATGAGGGCAGCGACACCTTCACCGTAGTCTTCGAAGCGGAATTCGGGCAAAGGCGAATCCGGCGTCAGCGTCCAGAGCACAGTTCGGGTATCGCTTTCCGTGAGCAGGAGTTCGGAATCGTGAATCCAGGTGGCTTTCGAGACTCCGCCCTGATGCCCGCCGAGAACCGTGACCAACTCTCCGGTTTCGATGTCCCAGAGTCTCGTGATCCCCTGGCGGCTTCCGGATCCCGGTTGCGAACCCGAGGCGATGATATATTTCCCGTCCGGACTCCAGCCGATGAAATGGAGAAAACCCCATTGCCCCGGAAACGATAGCAGCTTCTCACTCGTCTGCGCGTTCCATACGTCGATTTCTCCATTCTGTGAACCAGTGAGGATCGTCGTTTCATCAGGCGACCAGGATGGCGAAAGCAGGAAATCATCTATCTCAACATTGAACTCATCAATTCCGGTTTCTACATTCCATACAATTACGGGTTCGTAACTGTAACCGTGCGCTAGAATGCGGTCTTCTGCCGCATTCCACTGCGCTCCTATGGCGATACCCAACTCATCAAACGCATAAATTTGTTCTCCGGTGTTGGCATCCCATAGATGAACGTCGCCCCCTGAACTCCACGTGAGAATGTACTGCCCATCACTGCTCCACCTCGCGCCTCGGGGTGTGTTTTTATGCCCTTCCAATCTCAGCAATTCTTCTCCAGATTGTGCATCCCATACCCGAGCAGTCAAATCCCTCGCCGCCGTAAGTATGCGATCCTCTTCCGGGCTCCAAGTGGCCACCAGAATCCGCTCGGTGTGGCCGCTGAATGTAGTTACAATCTTCTTGGCGTCCAGGTCGTAGATCATGGCGACACCTTCGTGAGGGCCACCGCTGTCGCTGTAGAAGAGGATCTCGTCCCCCGCAGCGTTCCAGGTGACGCCCGAGATTTTTGGGGTTATACCTGTGCCCAGCGAATTGGAATGCAGGCGCTTTCCCGAGAATACGTCCCAAATTTCGACAGTATCGCGCCCCCATACGGCGATCAAATCGCTGTTGGGACTCCACACTGCGCTGCTGCCATCGACCTCGAAGGTGTTTTCTGCTTCGGAAGCACCCAAGGGCCAGAGGTAGGCAATCCCATGAACACCATCCTGCTCCAGGACGAGGAAGTAACTTTCATCGGGACTGAGATAGATGTTGCCCTTGTTCCCATTGGGGACATCGACGATCTGCACGATCTGCCCAGGATGATTCAAGACCTGGCGCAACATCTGGAAGGCGCGATCCGTGTCGGCGTAGTTGGCGGCCTCTACCGCGAGTGTGAGGCTGAGATCCCAATCTCCTTCGTTCAACTGCTGATCCGCATAGGCGGTCAGCTCTCCTGAAAGCGCCAGATCGCGTTGTTCTTCGGCGAGGGTTTGCGCATCCTCGGCTTCAGCTTGCGCGGTGGCCCGAAAATCAGCCTCCATGACCGCTTCGGCCTGCGCCGTCTGGCGGACGACGACTTCCGTCGCCCGGGCGTTGCTCTCGCTGACGGCCGTGTTGCGCTGCGTCCAGGCGAAAATGCCCAGGCCAATGGAGAGAATCATTACGGCAGCAACGGCGATCAGGGTCTGGCGCTGCCGGCGGGTTGCGGCCGCGCGACTCGCCAGCAGATATTCGGTTTGCAGGGCGGTGGGCTGCGGATCCTTGTCTTTCGCGGCGGAAAGCCACGCTTCGGCTTCCTGCAGATCGCTGCCCCGCAGCAGGTAGCCGCCATCCTGATTTTTACGATCCCATTCCAGGGCGCGGGTTTGCAGGCGGGTGTGCATCTTTACCCAGGCGTGATCGGTCTGGAGCGCAGCGATCAAATCCCTCGTCGCTTGCTCGAAAATCTCATCACGATCCTGGAAGAAGATCCAGTTCAGCGCCCGCAGCGCACGCGGGACCCTTTCCGCTTCGATGTCGCTGATCACGATGGGCACCAGGCGTTTGTTGTTCTCAATGGCGTGTTCGATCTCCAGGCCGCAAATCTCGGACTCCACCGAAGTGTCGCTGATGATGAAAACGAAGGTATCCGCCCCCTCGATAGCTTCGTGGACCTCCGCCATCCAATCCACACTCGGCGGGATGTCCTGCCAGTCGTTGGTGGTTATCGCTGTGGTAGCGTGCAGCGCGATCCGTAATCTGAATTACTGTACAAAGAAGCCCTGCGGATTGCAAGCGTTCTGATCTCCTATTCTCCGCCGTCATCCGATCCAATATACAATTTTCCCGGCGCGTTTTCCGGAAAACACTGAGAAGCGCCTTTCCGCTGCGTGTGATTTGGGGGACGCAGCCAAATGGTAGGGGCTTGTGAGGTCGAGAAGCCGTTGAGGCACGTAATTACACGAAAGAATTCTGCAATCACGCGCACGAAGCAAATTCGAGGATTTTACTGACGCCTCTCTGGTGATGTGGCATAAGACACTCGTTCGGGTTTAATTGATTAACCGCGTTCGAAAAATCCGCCCATTAGCGAGGCTTTGTAGTTAGCGCACGATCGAAGGTTTTATCGGCTCACGAACGGCGTGGGGGATCACTCGGTCAATGGAACCGGAGGGAAGTAGTACTCGACCCGGATCCCGTAGTTCACGCTTTCCACTTTGGTGACCAAATCCTCATTCACCACCAGTTGACTTCCCAGTTTCGTATGGATGTGTTGTATGATTGCCGCGATCAAATTGCCGCGATGGAGTGAGATGTAATTCGGTGGGATATTGCTGTTCGATGGGGAGGGATCCGCACAGGTTGCAGTCGCGCCTCCGGTGATGCTGCTCTTTAATTGAGGCGACAGTATTTTCAACGGGATCGCGTCCCCGTCCAGACGAACCGATCCGCCGAATGTGAAAGTAAATTCGCCGGTTTCCTCCCAGACGTACCCACAGCGTTCGTCGTCCTCGCTGTAGATGTTTGTTTGATAGGTAAATTTGCCCTGGCCTTCGATCTGTCCGCTTGAATCGACCGTAAATTGCCCCGACCAATCCGACTGCATGGTGTCAAAAACACGCATGTTGGCCAACCCGTCGACAACCGCATTCATGGTGAATGTGTATTCGCCTTCGAGTGTCGACGGCTCATCGTCCTGCGACGAGGCCTCGTCTGGGGGTGCGCTCTGCGGTATGCCTTCATCGGCTCGCACCTTGGGTCCCGATGCGCATGCGGTTAACAATACGCCAAACAAGAACAAGCTGAGCAAGCGTGATTTTACGGAAACGATCATTCGAAAACTCCTTTCGTTGATCCAATCCCATCGATCCCGCCCATATTATCACAAACGGGGTATATTAAGTCCAAATAGAAGGGCGGCGTGATTATTATCGGGACGCCTGCATCGTTGTTTAATATTACATATGGGACTATAATTATCCACTATTGGGTGTGACCAACAGTGTATGCGCTGCATCGCCTGCTCCTATCGATTTCAATCCATGTGAGCGCCGTGTGCTTGCCCCGGAAGGGCGGAGTTCTTCACTGGTGAAGCAGCCTCACTCACTTGACGTGTCAACCGACAGTGGAATACCCCGTTCGTCCGGGGTTGATACTTCGAAGTCGATGGAACTCGAATTAATGAATTTCTGGAAGGAGTCGAAATGCGAAGCGAGAGTTGGACGATAATCATTTTTGGATTGTTGTTTGCCGTCTTCATTTCGTCCTGTACAGGTTCCGAGCAAGCGCTCGATCAAAATGCTGAAGCGGCGAATTCGGCATCCGAATCGCCGGCCGTTCCCAACGTTGATGACACGGTTGCGGGTCCATCCGTCCTGAATTTGGACGATCCCGGCCTCTATCAGTATCGCGACAAGGATTTTTCCACCAGCATGCGCTTTGAATACGAAGGCGAATCATCGGGAAATGTCACCATTGACGGCGAGTGGTACGCCGGCGCTACCCCCGGCTACAGTTTTACGTTCGACACATCGTTGTCCATGTGGGCAGATGTGGTGCCGTTCACGTACATCGGGATGAACGGCGTGCAATACCTGC
This genomic stretch from Anaerolineales bacterium harbors:
- a CDS encoding TIR domain-containing protein; translated protein: MPPSVDWMAEVHEAIEGADTFVFIISDTSVESEICGLEIEHAIENNKRLVPIVISDIEAERVPRALRALNWIFFQDRDEIFEQATRDLIAALQTDHAWVKMHTRLQTRALEWDRKNQDGGYLLRGSDLQEAEAWLSAAKDKDPQPTALQTEYLLASRAAATRRQRQTLIAVAAVMILSIGLGIFAWTQRNTAVSESNARATEVVVRQTAQAEAVMEADFRATAQAEAEDAQTLAEEQRDLALSGELTAYADQQLNEGDWDLSLTLAVEAANYADTDRAFQMLRQVLNHPGQIVQIVDVPNGNKGNIYLSPDESYFLVLEQDGVHGIAYLWPLGASEAENTFEVDGSSAVWSPNSDLIAVWGRDTVEIWDVFSGKRLHSNSLGTGITPKISGVTWNAAGDEILFYSDSGGPHEGVAMIYDLDAKKIVTTFSGHTERILVATWSPEEDRILTAARDLTARVWDAQSGEELLRLEGHKNTPRGARWSSDGQYILTWSSGGDVHLWDANTGEQIYAFDELGIAIGAQWNAAEDRILAHGYSYEPVIVWNVETGIDEFNVEIDDFLLSPSWSPDETTILTGSQNGEIDVWNAQTSEKLLSFPGQWGFLHFIGWSPDGKYIIASGSQPGSGSRQGITRLWDIETGELVTVLGGHQGGVSKATWIHDSELLLTESDTRTVLWTLTPDSPLPEFRFEDYGEGVAALIWLGEPNTLLAASGEVLHLIDVAEGKELKQIETAPVDHYTDRIEDVWWNSSVERALSISNDGWVAAWNLTSGTRSYLVGPGKKIYTPLGDYLPRERFLDAAWSPDGALGVAVGCTRDPDPGLSSPLMWAACDEGLIRIFDAKNGNTLQMWSGYANVRSVIWSADGRRILVGGSTADGDSYHWVADVDALDAQIFLEDEYIFDELLWNMDSEEIISISSEGTTIWDANSGGIVSHFENADQGIKIDWVTRSPNQNEIAIFDTDGAVHFWETTTWKPLRTFTLHEGAINSAVWIDNGDALVTSSSDGTAKVWDAHSGEVLQTLIGHEGAVNLGLWDPTNARIITGGVDNTVRQWHLAIEDLIATACERAPRNLSEEEWTSILGDLPFHEICPISNTTSNET